One Phaseolus vulgaris cultivar G19833 chromosome 2, P. vulgaris v2.0, whole genome shotgun sequence DNA window includes the following coding sequences:
- the LOC137809357 gene encoding uncharacterized protein has translation MPLSSSFMKTLNGEEEEVYEYDVDLEQSTSYNALDNEHRAHECSETFSTNEVFRDRDELLDWARSVGYSYGFVIVILRSDTWTGQRGRMTYVLLGCERGGKYRRYKKELDVSQTGSRKCECPLRLRGKPVKGGQGWKVELICGSHNHDLAETMVGHPYAGRLSIEEKVMVEDMSKTAVKPRNILLTMKERNEKNVTTIKQVYNAITVHRRSQRGLTFSVAFCLLAAEKENNFFWALDRLKWLFLRVDSCPRVVVCDRDVALMNAIRMVFPEAYNLLCRFHIDKNVKAKCKMLVHPREAWDQVMEVWGSVVDCDIVEAFEDCVNALRVVCSPWPIFVDYVMDTWLRPHKEKFVKAWIDKVMHLGNTTSNRVEAAHWNLKRVLQNSMGDLCFCWDSINKMIILQHNAIKDSFQKSLHVVGHQFKVTAYKKLLGFVSKYPLNLISEELDRVKSVGFDKSRCECSLTCNHGLPCACQLASFGVGSIPLKSVHVMWTRLSFEDIATEQSSSELSIDKKFEVIAKRFKELDVAGKVNIKSKLQDIAFPEKTSIYAPDHKVKTKGAVKMSRPTKFMRSTKRIPSYFEHVDFLHSQHDSCASKKSNEESLPEIVPAKCIPFLDQFLVGYHPYIVDVVDVRADGHCGYRAVAAQLGMGEESWAVVRMNLLKELSEWRQEYVQLFGGDDRYEYLKKSLLVEHMSMAETDKWMTIPDMGYVIANRYNVILVSLSMLQSLSIFPLRTQAPSNFRQHQIIAIGHVHGNHFVQVKLKDGYPIPPTDILWASHRYPAAQTWSTYYTSRIQVYTQLMSIRRYL, from the exons ATGCCCTTGTCTTCTTCATTTATGAAAACATTGAATGGTGAGGAAGAAGAAGTTTATGAAT ATGATGTTGATCTGGAGCAGTCAACAAGTTATAACGCATTAGATAATGAACACAGGGCACATGAATGTAGTGAGACATTTTCTACAAATGAG GTATTTCGTGATCGAGATGAGCTGTTAGATTGGGCGAGAAGTGTTGGCTATAGTTATGGGTTTGTCATTGTTATATTAAGGTCAGATACATGGACGGGCCAACGAGGAAGGATGACCTATGTATTGTTAGGTTGTGAGAGAGGAGGTAAATACAGACGGTATAAAAAAGAATTAGATGTCAGTCAAACTGGAAGTAGGAAGTGTGAGTGTCCTCTCAGATTGCGAGGCAAACCAGTCAAAGGTGGTCAAGGGTGGAAGGTTGAATTAATTTGTGGTTCTCACAATCATGACTTGGCAGAGACAATGGTGGGTCATCCCTATGCTGGAAGGTTAAGTATAGAGGAAAAGGTTATGGTTGAGGATATGAGTAAAACTGCGGTGAAGCcaagaaatattttactaaccatgaaagagagaaatgagaagaatgTGACAACGATTAAGCAGGTTTATAATGCAATCACTGTTCACCGAAGATCACAACGAG GTTTGACTTTCTCCGTTGCATTTTGTTTACTAGCagcagaaaaggaaaataattttttttgggcCCTTGACAGACTTAAATGGTTGTTTTTAAGAGTTGATTCATGCCCTAGGGTGGTGGTATGTGATAGAGATGTTGCCTTAATGAATGCAATTAGAATGGTGTTTCCTGAAGCTTATAATTTGCTATGTCGGtttcacattgataaaaatgtgaaagcaaaatgtaaaatgttggtGCATCCAAGAGAGGCATGGGATCAAGTAATGGAAGTGTGGGGATCTGTTGTGGATTGTGATATTGTTGAGGCCTTTGAAGATTGTGTCAATGCTCTTCGAGTTGTCTGTTCTCCATGGCCTATATTTGTTGATTATGTGATGGATACATGGTTACGTCcacataaagaaaaatttgtcaaGGCATGGATAGATAAGGTGATGCACTTAGGAAACACAACAAGTAACAGAGTTGAGGCGGCACACTGGAACCTAAAGAGAGTTCTTCAGAATTCGATGGGGGATTTATGTTTCTGCTGGGATTCCATCAATAAGATGATTATTTTACAACATAATGCAATCAAAGATTCATTCCAAAAGAGTTTGCATGTGGTTGGACATCAGTTCAAGGTTACAGCTTACAAAAAATTGTTAGGTTTTGtgtctaaatatcctttgaacCTTATTTCAGAAGAACTTGATAGGGTTAAATCAGTGGGGTTTGATAAAAGTAGGTGTGAATGTAGTCTTACATGTAATCATGGTCTTCCTTGTGCGTGTCAATTGGCTTCATTTGGTGTTGGTAGCATACCACTTAAATCAGTACATGTGATGTGGACTCGTTTAAGTTTTGAAGACATTGCTACTGAACAATCTTCATCTGAGTTGTCAATTGATAAAAAGTTTGAGGTCATCGCGAAGCGGTTTAAAGAGTTGGATGTTGCAGGTAAGGTTAACATCAAAAGTAAATTGCAGGATATTGCCTTTCCAGAGAAAACATCTATTTACGCACCAGATCATAAGGTGAAAACAAAAGGTGCTGTAAAGATGTCTCGTCCTACCAAATTCATGAGATCAACTAAGCGAATCCCTTCTTATTTTGAACATGTGGATTTCTTACACTCACAACATGATAGTTGTGCAAGCAAAAAATCTAATGAAGAAAGCTTACCAGAAATTGTACCAGCAAAATGTATTCCTTTCCTTGATCAGTTCCTTGTAGGGTATCATCCATATATTGTTGATGTTGTTGACGTTAGGGCTGATGGCCATTGTGGCTACCGTGCTGTTGCTGCCCAATTGGGAATGGGAGAGGAGTCATGGGCTGTTGTTCGAatgaatttgttaaaagaacTAAGTGAATGGAGACAAGAATATGTTCAACTCTTTGGTGGTGATGATAGATATGAATACTTGAAGAAGTCACTTCTAGTGGAACACATGTCTATG GCAGAAACAGATAAGTGGATGACAATTCCAGACATGGGATATGTTATTGCAAATCGGTATAATGTCATTCTTGTTTCTTTGTCCATGTTACAATCATTGAGTATTTTTCCTTTAAGAACCCAAGCACCAAGTAACTTCCGTCAACACCAAATCATTGCAATTGGACATGTCCACGGAAATCATTTTGTCCAG GTCAAGCTCAAAGATGGTTATCCAATTCCACCTACGGATATATTGTGGGCATCACATCGTTATCCGGCGGCCCAAACTTGGTCAACATACTACACTAGCCGGATACAAGTTTATACCCAACTAATGTCCATTAGACGATATTTGTAA
- the LOC137809358 gene encoding protein MAIN-LIKE 1-like — MVRTRGGGSSNLDRVRPTASIRRKRGGPSTSIPNEEFEDYIEQEEVEVDDEGYPGGPLDKSLLVNYEHHVAKQLWDGLVVSHGRKINKLGAPHERIEAAVELSGLGGLLHASYESLDRGLLCAFVERWHAETNSFHLPVGEMTITLDDVSNLLHLPIVGQFYTQETLDSDSATDLLVEALRVDRALASEETRHCRGAHVRLSWLREVYQDACPRRQWTVAARAYLLHLVGCTIFANKSATSVSVFYLGFFVDLRLTGGYSWAAAALTHMYEQLGDSLYSEDQPRCRLYDAGKGTSIVVVRSQLDTLTPASIRFCPYNEHREERPFEWISLFCGYLRLGNWTQLHMPERVLRQYGYTQIIPRNPSVIGHGHPDTNEMDRRWLHFNDYVIHDYAIARHPDACVQEYMGWFRSVSHPYVINIDEDDRPVPVPSDARHHEAVPSHHEESHPALGICRRITETLQPLLDHGDVVEGSPVWEGIQAAIMLARGATDERVVYVRRHARRND, encoded by the exons ATGGTGCGGACTAGAGGTGGAGGAAGTTCTAATTTGGATCGTGTGCGTCCAACTGCATCGATTAGAAGAAAACGGGGTGGGCCTAGTACTTCAATTCCAAATGAAGAGTTTGAAGATTATATTGAACAAGAAGAAGTTGAAGTTGATGATGAAGGCTATCCAGGAGGGCCATTGGATAAGTCCTTACTTGTTAATTATGAACATCACGTAGCCAAACAGTTGTGGGATGGTTTG GTCGTTTCACATGGGAGGAAGATAAATAAGTTAGGAGCACCTCATGAGCGCATAGAAGCTGCTGTAGAATTGTCTGGCTTAGGTGGTCTGCTTCATGCTAGTTATGAGAGTTTAGACCGAGGACTGTTGTGTGCTTTTGTAGAGAGGTGGCATGCAGAGACAAACAGTTTTCATTTACCGGTTGGGGAGATGACCATCACTCTTGATGATGTGTCAAATTTGTTACATTTACCCATTGTCGGTCAGTTTTACACACAGGAAACCTTAGATTCTGATTCGGCGACTGATTTATTGGTAGAAGCCCTCCGTGTTGACCGTGCACTTGCATCTGAAGAAACAAGACACTGTCGGGGAGCTCATGTGCGCCTTAGCTGGTTAAGAGAAGTGTATCAAGATGCATGCCCAAGGAGGCAGTGGACTGTGGCTGCCAGAGCATACTTACTTCACCTTGTCGGTTGCACTATTTTTGCGAACAAGAGTGCTACATCAGTAAGTGTGTTTTATCTTGGATTTTTTGTTGATTTAAGGCTTACCGGGGGATATTCTTGGGCAGCAGCTGCCCTAACTCACATGTATGAGCAGCTAGGAGATT CATTGTATTCTGAAGATCAACCTCGGTGCAGGCTGTATGATGCTGGAAAAGGTACTTCAATTGTTGTTGTACGATCACAGTTGGATACATTGACACCAGCTTCCATTCGGTTTTGTCCATACAACGAGCACAGGGAAGAACGTCCATTCGAGTGGATTTCCTTATTCTGTGGTTATTTGAGGCTTGGAAATTGGACACAGCTGCACATGCCAGAACGTGTTCTGCGTCAGTATGGCTATACACAGATCATCCCTCGCAACCCATCTGTAATTGGACATGGTCATCCGGATACAAATGAAATGGACCGTCGATGGTTACATTTCAATGATTATGTCATACATGACTATGCCATAGCACGTCATCCTGACGCTTGCGTTCAAGAGTACATGGGTTGGTTTAGATCTGTATCACATCCATATGTGATTAATATAGATGAGGATGACCGTCCTGTACCGGTACCCTCAGATGCACGTCATCACGAAGCAGTGCCAAGTCATCATGAGGAGTCACATCCTGCTCTG GGTATTTGTCGTAGAATTACAGAGACATTGCAGCCATTACTTGATCATGGCGATGTCGTGGAGGGCAGCCCTGTTTGGGAAGGCATACAAGCAGCCATTATGTTAGCACGAGGAGCGACTGATGAAAGAGTTGTTTATGTCAGGAGACATGCACGTAGGAATGATTGA